From Leptospira sp. WS58.C1, one genomic window encodes:
- a CDS encoding MotA/TolQ/ExbB proton channel family protein, with translation MKDLSFLQRLDWVSGLIILLSVWNLGTFIHVWSILPKRKESLKQNFLTENNPSIWEEKLSEVLFPIETKLSWMKHLAGISTMLGLLGTVLGISEAFSSLQAAGTVSLDAFAGGIKLALVTTILGLFVAIPSLFGFQFLKHRLLDLEREALSWLKIPPR, from the coding sequence ATGAAAGACCTAAGCTTTCTACAAAGATTGGATTGGGTTTCGGGGCTGATCATTCTTCTTTCCGTTTGGAATCTCGGAACGTTTATCCATGTATGGAGTATTCTTCCGAAAAGAAAAGAGTCCTTAAAACAAAACTTCTTAACCGAAAACAATCCTTCCATCTGGGAGGAAAAACTTTCGGAAGTATTATTTCCCATAGAAACTAAACTTTCCTGGATGAAACATTTGGCCGGGATCTCAACTATGCTCGGACTTTTAGGGACCGTGCTCGGGATCTCCGAGGCTTTCTCTTCCCTACAGGCGGCGGGAACGGTTAGTTTAGATGCGTTTGCAGGTGGGATTAAGCTCGCACTTGTAACCACGATCCTCGGATTATTCGTCGCGATCCCTTCCTTATTCGGTTTCCAATTCTTAAAACATAGATTATTGGACTTGGAAAGAGAAGCATTGTCCTGGTTAAAGATCCCTCCTAGGTAG
- a CDS encoding ExbD/TolR family protein has protein sequence MRKSILKEEDPGIDLTSFIDVVFILLVFVMLAVSFRKEIRSIPLELPKVGQGEDPKGERVEFVLLTDGSYRIGEEKVQKSVLEEKLKQGLVKEKEVRFFADKTANYEEIVKVLDLLSKSGASSLELAVQGQ, from the coding sequence ATGCGAAAGTCGATCTTAAAAGAAGAAGATCCTGGGATAGATCTGACCAGTTTTATAGACGTAGTATTTATACTTCTTGTCTTCGTAATGTTGGCGGTCAGTTTCCGAAAGGAGATCCGGTCCATTCCATTAGAACTTCCTAAAGTAGGGCAGGGTGAAGATCCGAAAGGAGAAAGAGTCGAATTCGTACTTTTGACTGACGGTTCTTATAGAATAGGAGAGGAAAAGGTCCAAAAATCCGTTTTGGAAGAAAAACTAAAACAGGGGCTTGTTAAAGAAAAAGAAGTCCGATTTTTCGCGGATAAAACTGCCAACTACGAAGAAATCGTGAAAGTATTGGATTTGTTAAGCAAATCCGGAGCATCTTCCCTGGAGTTGGCTGTCCAAGGACAATAA
- a CDS encoding ubiquinone/menaquinone biosynthesis methyltransferase, producing MASFQMPSSDTKADFVRVNFNRIASKYDRFNDCSSLFLHRSWKNRLVKEIETETKGPIRVLDLCCGTGDISIRLEKSKRVESLLSLDFSENMLEVAKTRLEKPITQGRAKVEWGDATNLSQVKNESLDAVSIGFGLRNVNDLDKALSEIYRVLKPGGVFANLDVGKVENPFVKAFADFYFFRIVPLFGYILWGGKNEMFDYLPVSSLYYPDQKSLKSKLEKTGFEKVRYTNFVFGNSVLHIGKKPNRP from the coding sequence ATGGCCTCTTTTCAAATGCCTTCTTCAGATACGAAGGCCGATTTCGTTCGAGTAAATTTCAACCGGATCGCTTCCAAATACGATCGTTTCAACGATTGTAGTAGCTTGTTCTTACACAGATCTTGGAAGAATAGACTGGTCAAAGAGATCGAAACGGAAACCAAGGGGCCTATCCGAGTTTTAGATCTTTGTTGCGGAACAGGTGATATCTCCATCCGTCTGGAAAAGTCCAAACGAGTGGAATCTTTACTAAGCCTGGACTTCTCCGAAAACATGTTAGAAGTCGCAAAAACAAGATTAGAAAAACCGATTACCCAAGGTAGAGCCAAAGTAGAATGGGGAGATGCCACCAATCTTTCCCAGGTTAAGAATGAAAGCTTGGATGCTGTCAGCATCGGATTCGGTCTCCGAAATGTGAACGATCTAGACAAAGCCTTGTCGGAAATTTACAGAGTGCTCAAACCCGGCGGAGTATTCGCAAATCTCGACGTAGGAAAAGTCGAAAATCCCTTTGTAAAAGCGTTCGCAGATTTTTATTTTTTCAGGATCGTTCCCCTTTTCGGTTATATACTCTGGGGAGGCAAAAATGAAATGTTCGATTATTTACCGGTTTCTTCACTTTATTATCCGGACCAAAAAAGTTTAAAATCCAAATTGGAAAAAACAGGTTTCGAAAAGGTTCGATACACTAATTTTGTTTTCGGGAATAGTGTTCTTCATATAGGAAAAAAACCTAATAGACCGTAG